A genome region from Alkalimarinus coralli includes the following:
- a CDS encoding substrate-binding periplasmic protein has product MQRFLVLLLSVVLSSSVSAAGKITICSDNNFWYPFTLVKDGQSAGIHIDIIAKALSNLGYQAEFKPLPWKRCLAEAEQGGVDGVATASYKDKRAAFLHYPGDAATAKKSAQRVMQVEYVVVTAADNNYEFDGDVKSIPTPVRAPRGYSIADDLKKQGVSVDDKASGDENNLKKLLRGGKGAVVTIPEVVKVLSEKPEYKGKLKISATPLKSKSYYLPISKASKLSADDREKIWSEIAKVRDDAAFMAEVGGKY; this is encoded by the coding sequence ATGCAAAGATTTTTGGTTCTTTTGTTAAGTGTTGTCTTATCCTCCAGCGTTAGCGCGGCTGGAAAAATAACAATTTGTTCAGATAATAATTTCTGGTATCCATTTACACTGGTTAAAGATGGCCAGTCTGCGGGGATCCATATCGATATTATTGCCAAAGCACTTAGCAATTTAGGATATCAGGCGGAGTTTAAGCCATTACCTTGGAAGCGCTGTCTGGCAGAAGCTGAGCAAGGTGGTGTTGACGGTGTTGCAACCGCATCATACAAAGATAAGCGCGCTGCCTTCCTTCATTACCCTGGTGACGCTGCAACGGCTAAAAAGTCAGCTCAGCGCGTGATGCAGGTAGAGTACGTCGTGGTAACCGCTGCTGATAACAACTACGAGTTTGATGGCGATGTTAAGAGCATCCCAACGCCTGTTAGAGCGCCAAGAGGTTACTCCATCGCAGACGATCTGAAAAAGCAAGGTGTTTCAGTTGATGATAAGGCATCAGGTGATGAGAATAATCTTAAGAAGCTTCTTCGCGGCGGTAAAGGTGCCGTTGTGACGATTCCGGAAGTGGTTAAAGTATTGAGTGAAAAGCCAGAGTACAAAGGCAAATTGAAGATTAGTGCTACGCCTTTAAAGTCTAAGTCTTACTACCTGCCAATTTCAAAGGCATCGAAGCTATCGGCTGATGATCGCGAGAAGATCTGGTCTGAAATTGCAAAAGTTAGAGATGATGCGGCCTTTATGGCAGAGGTGGGGGGCAAGTACTAA
- a CDS encoding PEP-CTERM sorting domain-containing protein codes for MKTINLICAAFMLLCSVSAHASLITQGDFSINMQEKIFTAPNDTAVDGSVELDSTSLTPTGVNAGFTGAISVDVSDVDQTIELFVTETFSSGVADFKYINALFDDLVIAANITAVSFVSDTLLSNPQSVVRSLSFTGNSISLDYVLDCCALIQSGGKVTLAYQTADIPEPGSLALLVLGLAGFCAMRRKQ; via the coding sequence ATGAAAACAATAAACCTTATCTGTGCTGCTTTTATGTTGTTATGCTCTGTGTCCGCTCATGCGAGCTTAATTACACAGGGTGACTTCAGTATCAACATGCAGGAGAAAATCTTTACCGCGCCCAATGATACGGCAGTAGACGGAAGTGTTGAGCTGGACTCAACGTCTCTAACCCCAACGGGGGTCAATGCAGGGTTTACCGGTGCGATCAGTGTTGATGTCTCCGATGTTGACCAGACAATTGAGCTTTTCGTGACAGAGACATTCTCCAGTGGTGTTGCTGATTTTAAATACATCAACGCACTGTTTGATGACTTGGTTATTGCGGCAAATATTACGGCGGTATCTTTTGTTTCTGACACGCTTTTGAGTAACCCGCAGAGTGTAGTGCGTAGCTTAAGCTTTACCGGCAATAGTATATCGCTAGACTATGTTCTGGATTGCTGTGCGCTGATTCAAAGCGGAGGGAAAGTGACGCTTGCATACCAGACCGCTGATATTCCAGAGCCGGGGAGTCTGGCACTTCTTGTTCTTGGGCTTGCGGGGTTTTGTGCCATGCGCAGGAAGCAGTAG
- a CDS encoding NAD(P)/FAD-dependent oxidoreductase has product MNNRSALHHVVIVGGGAGGLELATSLGNSVGRKKQARVTLVDASLTHVWKPLLHEVAAGSMDSSASEVNYRVHAKRHHFEFQLGRMQGLNREEKQVIVEPLYDESGDVVVKARSITYDTLVIAVGSMANDFGTPGAAENCIFLDSLEQARKFHRHLLNNYLKAEYDAEKKLKHSLDIAIIGAGATGVELAAELHLASQELPIYGLSHLKEKDVHISVIEAAERILPALPEHLSSAATRELERLNINVMAGHRVTNISQDEIEFIDGGRLSASIKVWAAGIKAPEFLTQLDGLETNRINQLVVRQDLQTTYDRNIFAFGDCASCPQPGKEFAVPPRAQAAHQQATTLVKSIKLRLKNKQAIPYVYQDRGSLISFSRYSAVGNLMGNLTGKNLMVEGRIARLFYISLYRMHQIALHGFFRTSLIWLSDKINKALHPRLKLH; this is encoded by the coding sequence ATGAACAACCGATCTGCACTGCACCATGTAGTCATTGTGGGAGGAGGGGCCGGGGGGCTCGAATTAGCAACATCGTTAGGCAATAGTGTCGGGCGAAAAAAGCAGGCCAGGGTTACGCTGGTTGATGCCAGCCTTACTCATGTCTGGAAGCCTCTATTGCATGAAGTCGCTGCGGGCTCTATGGATTCCAGCGCGAGCGAAGTGAACTATCGAGTGCATGCCAAGCGGCATCACTTTGAGTTTCAGTTGGGGCGGATGCAAGGGCTGAACCGTGAAGAGAAACAAGTGATTGTTGAACCTCTTTATGACGAGTCGGGAGACGTTGTTGTCAAGGCAAGAAGCATAACCTACGACACATTGGTGATTGCTGTGGGCAGTATGGCCAATGATTTTGGTACCCCAGGAGCCGCCGAGAACTGCATATTTCTGGATAGCTTGGAGCAGGCTAGAAAATTTCATCGCCACCTGCTCAATAACTATCTTAAAGCAGAGTATGACGCTGAAAAGAAGCTTAAGCACTCGCTTGATATTGCCATTATTGGTGCTGGTGCGACCGGCGTTGAACTTGCAGCAGAGCTGCACTTGGCATCACAGGAGCTGCCGATATATGGTTTGAGTCATCTTAAAGAAAAAGACGTTCATATCAGTGTAATTGAAGCGGCTGAGCGGATTCTTCCAGCGCTGCCTGAGCATTTATCAAGCGCTGCAACCCGAGAGCTTGAACGGCTTAATATTAACGTAATGGCGGGTCACCGGGTGACTAATATTTCGCAAGACGAGATAGAGTTTATTGATGGTGGTCGATTATCTGCGTCTATCAAAGTCTGGGCTGCCGGTATTAAAGCGCCTGAGTTTCTAACGCAACTGGACGGGCTTGAAACAAATCGTATTAACCAGTTGGTTGTTCGGCAGGACTTACAGACCACGTACGACCGGAATATTTTTGCATTCGGAGACTGTGCCAGCTGCCCCCAGCCGGGTAAAGAATTTGCGGTTCCGCCTAGGGCTCAAGCTGCACACCAGCAGGCGACCACGTTGGTTAAATCAATTAAACTCAGACTCAAGAACAAACAAGCGATTCCTTATGTTTACCAAGATCGCGGGTCGCTTATATCATTTAGCCGTTACAGTGCCGTGGGCAACTTAATGGGCAACCTGACCGGTAAAAACCTGATGGTAGAGGGGCGTATTGCCCGGCTGTTCTATATCTCTCTCTACCGCATGCACCAGATAGCGTTGCATGGTTTTTTCCGCACCTCGTTGATTTGGCTGAGCGATAAAATTAATAAAGCGCTACATCCCCGTTTGAAGTTGCACTGA
- a CDS encoding Tim44 domain-containing protein, with translation MKKFWVMMTILFAFTLTTSHVEAKKFGGGKSFGKSFLTSPSKSKKTTPDSTGSKQQTAQKSPAKGGMMKGMLGGLLAGGLIAALIGGGAFEGIQIMDIILIALVAFIAIRLFKGMAQAKMAAAQPAYAGNQARQNAGADMFGSGNTSDNNRNDSGDATFGEEKSAGFSHTESVPFNLPAGFDINNFLSGAREHYRTIQQAWNENNIETIKEYVSEALFAQLKDERAALSGEQHTEVMFVDAELVRADQAFGIAELSIKFSGRYRDTVENVEEDITDIWHLERDTTQDNAPWLIVGIEA, from the coding sequence ATGAAAAAATTCTGGGTCATGATGACCATTTTATTTGCATTCACTCTGACCACTTCGCACGTAGAAGCTAAAAAGTTCGGCGGCGGAAAGTCATTCGGTAAATCATTTCTTACTTCACCCTCTAAATCAAAAAAAACCACACCCGACTCTACAGGCTCAAAGCAGCAAACAGCACAAAAGAGCCCAGCGAAAGGTGGAATGATGAAAGGCATGCTAGGCGGGTTACTGGCAGGTGGACTTATCGCGGCATTAATTGGTGGAGGCGCGTTTGAGGGTATTCAGATTATGGATATTATCTTGATCGCACTGGTCGCCTTTATTGCTATTCGCCTGTTTAAAGGAATGGCGCAAGCCAAAATGGCAGCAGCACAGCCCGCCTATGCAGGCAACCAGGCACGCCAAAACGCGGGCGCGGATATGTTCGGCTCTGGCAATACCAGTGACAACAACCGTAACGACAGCGGCGATGCAACATTCGGTGAAGAAAAGTCAGCCGGTTTCTCTCATACCGAGTCTGTGCCTTTTAACTTGCCCGCAGGTTTCGATATTAATAACTTCTTGTCAGGCGCTCGTGAGCACTACCGTACGATTCAGCAGGCCTGGAACGAAAACAATATTGAAACGATAAAAGAGTATGTAAGCGAAGCGCTTTTTGCGCAGCTAAAAGATGAACGTGCGGCACTTTCAGGCGAGCAGCATACCGAAGTGATGTTTGTCGATGCGGAATTGGTCAGGGCTGACCAGGCATTTGGTATTGCTGAATTAAGTATCAAGTTCAGTGGTCGTTACCGCGATACGGTTGAGAACGTAGAAGAAGATATTACTGATATCTGGCATCTTGAGCGAGACACCACACAAGACAACGCACCTTGGCTAATAGTAGGCATAGAAGCTTAA
- a CDS encoding flavodoxin family protein, with translation MSGKKKLLVVAHAPSVNTQRMVEAVLNGARHEDIENVDVKHIPPLQAVAEDVLAADAIILGTTENLAYMSGALKDFFDRVYYPVLEKKQGLPAAAYIRAGQDGTGTKRALETILTGLKWRWVQPPLICRGDFSEEFIDQCEELGLTMSASLDNGII, from the coding sequence ATGTCAGGCAAAAAGAAGCTCCTCGTTGTGGCTCACGCGCCTTCGGTCAACACTCAAAGGATGGTAGAAGCCGTTCTAAACGGGGCCCGGCACGAAGATATTGAAAATGTTGACGTGAAGCATATTCCTCCTTTGCAGGCCGTTGCAGAAGACGTGCTTGCAGCGGATGCGATTATTCTGGGGACGACAGAAAATCTGGCTTATATGAGTGGGGCATTGAAAGATTTTTTTGATCGTGTTTATTACCCCGTTCTTGAAAAGAAGCAAGGGCTACCTGCTGCGGCGTATATCCGGGCAGGGCAGGATGGCACCGGCACCAAGCGAGCACTGGAAACCATACTCACCGGGTTAAAGTGGCGATGGGTTCAACCGCCGCTTATTTGCCGGGGGGATTTCAGCGAAGAGTTTATTGACCAGTGTGAAGAATTGGGGTTAACGATGTCGGCTAGTCTGGATAACGGAATAATCTGA